Below is a window of Deltaproteobacteria bacterium DNA.
GCCCTGCGCTGGGGCGAATCGTTCGAAGTGCTGGAACCGGATTGGCTGAGGAAAGAGGCGATGGAGAAGGTGAGGAAAATGGCCGGGGTGTATGGGATGAGGGTGGAAGGATAATGAAATACTACGCGCATTCGACGAAAAATCCGGACAAGTCGGATTGGCAGGGTTTGGAAGAGCATCTACAAAACGTGGCTGAACTGGGGGCGAAATTCGCGGCGTTATTCGGCGCGGAAGATTGGGGGCGGATGGCCGGATTTCTACATGACGCCGGCAAGGCCACATCGGAATTCACGCAACGCCTGGAAGGGAGGCCGATTCGGGTCAATCACTCCATCTTCGGAGCCAGACTGGGGCGAGAGCGGGGCGGCAAACTTGGCTTGCTGTTGTCGTACGTCATCGCCGGTCACCATGGCGGTCTACCGGATGGAGGAGTACAGGAAGGCCAGCTCCAGTATCGGCTGAAAAATGAGCGGATTCCGGATGATGTCACGCATCTATCTGATACTGAATGGCCGACGGACCTGAAACTGCCATTTCTTCTTCAGCGTGATCGCCTCGGTTTTTCCTTGTCCTTTTTCACCCGTATGCTCTTTTCGTGTCTCACGGACGCCGATTTTCTCGATACCGAAGCATTCTGCGATACGACCAGGGCCGGCCTACGCACGGGCATGTCCCAATGCGATTTGACCGTCTTGCGGGATGCCCTGAATGAACGGCTAGCCGAATTTGGGCGCGCCCCGACACCGCCGAACACTTTGCATCAAGACGTGCTAGCCGCGCGTCAGACCGCGTTGGCCGATTGTCGGGCCAGGGCTATCGAAACGCCGGGTTTCTTTTCCCTGACCGTACCCACGGGCGGGGGCAAGACCTTCTCCTCCATGGCTTTCGCCCTCAATCACGCCGTGATCCACGGATTGCACCGGGTCATTTACGCCATCCCCTTCACGTCCATCATCGAACAAAACGCACAGGTCTTCAGTTCCGTATTCGGACAGGAGAACGTCCTGGAGCATCACTGCAACTACAAAGGGAAGGACGATCCCGAGGAACAGGGGTATGACAAGTGGCGCGGCGTGGCCGCCGAAAATTGGGACGCGCCCGTGGTGGTGACCACCAATGTCCAGTTTTTCGAGTCCTTGTTCAGCAACAAGCCATCGCGTTGCCGCAAGCTGCACAACATCGCCCGCAGCGTCATCGTGCTCGACGAAGCTCAGGCCATTCCCACGGAATATCTGGAACCCTGCCTTTGCGCCCTGCGCGAGCTGGTCGAGCATTACGGCTGCACCGTGGTGCTGTGCACGGCCACCCAGCCCGCCCTGGACGACCAAAGTCTTCGCGCTCGATTGACGGATGTTCGGGAAATCATCACCGATCCGGCGCAGCTCTATACCGAACTCAAACGCACTGAAGTCACGTTCGCGGGCCAACTGACGGACGAGGAATTGGCCGAACGCATTTCCAGCCTGAATCAGGTGCTGTGCGTTGTCGGCTCCAAGCCGCAGGCCAGGAACGTGTTCGAGCTTTTGTCTATTCAGGACGGCTCGTTTCATCTGTCCACCAATATGTACCCCGAGCATCGACGGCGCGTGCTGGACGCCATTCGGCAGCGGCTCAAGGCCGGGCTTTCGTGCCGAGTGGTTTCGACTTCGCTCATTGAGGCCGGGGTGGATGTGGATTTTCCGGTGGTCTACCGGGCCATGGCCGGACTCGATTCCATTGCCCAGGCGGCAGGCCGTTGCAACCGGGAAGGCGGGTTGGATGGATTGGGACAGGTCTTCGTTTTTGAGCCGGAAAATCCGTCCAGAATGTCCTGGTTGCAACGCCGCGCCAGTCGTGCAGGCGAAACGTTGCGCTCCCTACCTGCCGAAGATCCGCTCGGTCTTGCCGCCATGCGCCGCTATTTCGAGTTGTTCTATGATGGTGAGGATTTTGACAAAAAACAGATCGTGAAGCGTCTGAACACTTTCGTGGGTAAAGACCTGTTGTTCCCCTTCAAGGAAATTGCCGGAGATTTTCGCCTCATCGAGGACGAGGGAACCGCCCTGATCATCCCGAGAGAGCCCGAGGCGGAAGAATTGGTCCGGCAACTGCGGTTCACGGACTTTCCCCGCGCCATCCTGCGCAAGCTGCAACAGTATTCCGTGACGATCAGATCCAGGGATTTGGCGAAGCTCCAAATTTCCGGAGCAGTCGAAATGATTTCAGATGGTTATCCCGTGCTCCGCAACATGGCCGCCTACGACGAGCATGTTGGTTTATGCGCGGCAGAAGGTGAGGTTTGGGACGCTGAAGGATTGATTGCCTGAGAAGGAGGAACCTATGGCATTTGGTATCAAACTGCGGGTCTGGGGCGACTACGCCTGTTTCACCAGACCGGAAATGAAGGTGGAACGGGTTTCATATGATGTCATGACCCCGTCCGCCGCGCGGGGCATTCTGGAGGCCATTCACTGGAAGCCGGCCATCCGCTGGGTGGTGGACAAAATTCATGTCCTGCGGCCCATTGTTTTCGACAATGTGCGTCGCAACGAGGTCAGCTCCAAGATCCCAAAACCTAATCCGGTCACGGCCATGCGCGACAAGAAGCCGCTCTATTTTCTGGTCGATGACGGCGGCAACCGCCAGCAGCGGGCCGCAACCCTGCTGCGTAATGTCGAATACGTCATCGAGGCTCATTTCGAACTGACGGACAAGGCCGGTTCGGCGGACAACGAGGGCAAGCATTTGGACATTTTCAACCGCCGGGCACGCATTGGGCAGTTTTTTCATCAGCCCTGCCTTGGGTGCCGGGAGTTTCCCGCCTCCTTCGAGCTGCTGGAAGGCGAGGTGCCGCCGTCCTGCTATGCTGGAGAGAATCGCGAACTGGGCTATATGCTGCTGGACATTGATTTCGAACGCGACATGACTCCGCTTTTTTTCAAGGCCGTCATGCTCGACGGGGTGATTTATCCGCCGTCGCGGTTGTCGCCGGAGGTGCGGGCATGATTCTGCAAGCACTGCACGGCTATTATGAGCGCATGAGCGCGGACCCGGATTTAGGCATGCCGCCCTACGGCACCAGCATGGAGAACATTTCCTTTGCCCTGGTGCTGGATGCTGACGGAAATTTGAGAAGCATTGAGGATTTACGGGAAGCGGAAGGGAAGAAACTGCTGGCCCGCAAGATGGCCGTGCCCGCCGCCGTGACCAGAACTTCGGGCGTGAAGGCCAACTTCATCTGGGACAAGGCCGCCTATGTCCTGGGAGTGGACAAGAACGGAGCCAAAGACAACGAGACCCGTCATTCCGCATTCAAGGAATTACTCCACGCCGTTTGCACTGGTGTCGAAGATGCCGGATTGATAGCCGTGACTCGTTTTTTGGCAGCTTGGGCCCCCGAAAATGCGGCGGAAATCATTGCCGCCTGGCATCCCTGGGAAGAC
It encodes the following:
- a CDS encoding CRISPR-associated endonuclease Cas3'', which gives rise to MKYYAHSTKNPDKSDWQGLEEHLQNVAELGAKFAALFGAEDWGRMAGFLHDAGKATSEFTQRLEGRPIRVNHSIFGARLGRERGGKLGLLLSYVIAGHHGGLPDGGVQEGQLQYRLKNERIPDDVTHLSDTEWPTDLKLPFLLQRDRLGFSLSFFTRMLFSCLTDADFLDTEAFCDTTRAGLRTGMSQCDLTVLRDALNERLAEFGRAPTPPNTLHQDVLAARQTALADCRARAIETPGFFSLTVPTGGGKTFSSMAFALNHAVIHGLHRVIYAIPFTSIIEQNAQVFSSVFGQENVLEHHCNYKGKDDPEEQGYDKWRGVAAENWDAPVVVTTNVQFFESLFSNKPSRCRKLHNIARSVIVLDEAQAIPTEYLEPCLCALRELVEHYGCTVVLCTATQPALDDQSLRARLTDVREIITDPAQLYTELKRTEVTFAGQLTDEELAERISSLNQVLCVVGSKPQARNVFELLSIQDGSFHLSTNMYPEHRRRVLDAIRQRLKAGLSCRVVSTSLIEAGVDVDFPVVYRAMAGLDSIAQAAGRCNREGGLDGLGQVFVFEPENPSRMSWLQRRASRAGETLRSLPAEDPLGLAAMRRYFELFYDGEDFDKKQIVKRLNTFVGKDLLFPFKEIAGDFRLIEDEGTALIIPREPEAEELVRQLRFTDFPRAILRKLQQYSVTIRSRDLAKLQISGAVEMISDGYPVLRNMAAYDEHVGLCAAEGEVWDAEGLIA
- the cas5c gene encoding type I-C CRISPR-associated protein Cas5 → MAFGIKLRVWGDYACFTRPEMKVERVSYDVMTPSAARGILEAIHWKPAIRWVVDKIHVLRPIVFDNVRRNEVSSKIPKPNPVTAMRDKKPLYFLVDDGGNRQQRAATLLRNVEYVIEAHFELTDKAGSADNEGKHLDIFNRRARIGQFFHQPCLGCREFPASFELLEGEVPPSCYAGENRELGYMLLDIDFERDMTPLFFKAVMLDGVIYPPSRLSPEVRA